In Naumovozyma dairenensis CBS 421 chromosome 2, complete genome, the following are encoded in one genomic region:
- the CWC22 gene encoding U2-type spliceosomal complex subunit CWC22 (similar to Saccharomyces cerevisiae CWC22 (YGR278W); ancestral locus Anc_5.16), with translation MSHESTKLDNEKFQKETWEMIRNHLNAVLSHIDVSKTKNEEYIIQTMEDILQANILLGKDIFISLLIEYQRQYNAPEFFTILIKIINSELPNVGLDCSKELTSRFIEKYNKEPQSRRSLFTMTTFLCALFNYEVIHEIVLLQLLHLLLQDINDFSIQIIIEILEKSGKKLLEVSKTAHNMIFEKLREILQSNEFGSSPDMINEKLVSLFDKRRLNYESVARLFYPVVLSKLSPQSPHSFMLNDLSTMKSSTLDQFQLHSDYLQLQKDYDILHSRLLQQISSSSEEEQSSKVAEPLKDMTAKSEIEFKKKIYLIIKSSLSADEAAHKLLKLRIPDDKKFEIVDIIINSSLQDPTYSKFYGLLSERLISAHSRSWIPAFHSIFVENWKNTENWEPNQLRILGRYWGHLLAVESIGFGDTLGIIHLNDEETNASNRVFFKFLLQELVAEMSIDKMKTTMDELKDQLEGLFPTEDIEHMRYSINYFTAIGLGILTEDMRERLDTIQEEEQKVLLELEEQRRKEEAEAAVTAETEGKERIISEQESKQGSLPIEKSIMMTKEEAGKPRASRYNPNQIVPPKRKRERSITPPRKKGWGSSRNRSRYQNTQNQAGINSRGTPKSTEREKNKVLLKY, from the coding sequence ATGAGTCATGAATCCACTAAACTTgacaatgaaaaattccaaaaggAAACTTGGGAAATGATCCGTAATCATTTAAATGCAGTATTGTCACATATTGATGTATCAAAGActaaaaatgaagaatatataattcagACCATGGAAGATATTCTCCAAGCTAATATACTTCTGGgtaaagatatttttattagtttGCTGATAGAATACCAACGCCAATACAATGCACctgaatttttcactatTCTAATTAAGATAATTAATAGTGAATTGCCAAATGTAGGCCTCGATTGTTCTAAGGAATTAACATCTAggtttattgaaaaatacaataaGGAGCCTCAATCTAGGCGATCTCTATTTACAATGACTACGTTTCTTTGTGCTTTATTTAATTATGAGGTAATTCACGAAATCGTTCTCTTACAATTATTACATTTGTTATTACAAGATATCAATGATTTTtctattcaaataattattgaaatattagaaaaatcaggtaaaaaattattagaagtaAGTAAAACTGCTCACAATATGATATTCGAAAAACTTCGGGAAATTTTACAGTCGAACGAATTTGGATCATCACCTGATATGATTAATGAGAAACTTGTATCACTATTTGATAAGAGGAGATTGAACTACGAATCAGTTGCACGTTTATTTTATCCAGTGGTTCTTTCGAAGTTGTCACCGCAATCCCCTCATTCGTTTATGCTAAATGACCTTTCCACCATGAAATCTTCCACTTTAGACCAGTTTCAATTACATTCAGATTATCTCCAATTACAGAAGGATTATGACATATTACATTCTCGACTTTTACAGCAAATTTCTTCCAGTTCAGAGGAGGAACAATCTTCCAAAGTAGCGGAACCTTTGAAAGATATGACTGCCAAAtcagaaattgaatttaagaagaaaatatacctaataataaaaagttCTCTTTCAGCAGATGAAGCTGCTcataaattattgaaattacGTATACCAgatgataaaaaatttgaaattgtaGATATCATAATCAACTCGTCCTTACAGGATCCAACATACTCTAAATTCTATGGCTTATTATCAGAAAGGTTAATATCGGCCCATTCTCGTTCATGGATTCCTGCATTCCACTCAATATTTGTGgagaattggaaaaatacTGAAAATTGGGAACCTAACCAACTGAGAATCCTAGGTAGATATTGGGGTCACTTATTAGCCGTCGAATCCATTGGTTTTGGGGACACTTTAGGAATAATCcatttaaatgatgaagaaacaaacGCTTCTAATAGAGtcttttttaaatttttgttaCAGGAACTGGTAGCTGAAATGAGTATAGATAAGATGAAAACTACTATGGATGAATTAAAGGATCAACTGGAGGGACTATTCCCTACAGAGGACATTGAACATATGAGATACTCCATTAATTATTTTACGGCAATTGGTTTAGGTATACTAACTGAAGATATGAGGGAACGATTAGATACCATTCAAGAGGAAGAGCAAAAagtattattagaattggaagaacaaagaagaaaggaGGAGGCAGAAGCAGCTGTAACTGCAGAAACGgaaggaaaagaaagaataatatcagAACAGGAATCAAAACAAGGGTCACTGCCGATCGAAAAGAGTATAATGATGACAAAAGAGGAAGCTGGAAAACCTCGTGCTTCTAGATATAATCCTAACCAAATTGTGCCACCCAAGAGAAAGCGTGAAAGATCGATAACACCCCCAAGGAAGAAAGGCTGGGGATCAAGTAGAAACAGAAGTCGGTACCAAAATACCCAGAACCAGGCAGGCATTAACTCAAGGGGTACACCTAAGTCTACTGAacgagaaaaaaataaagtatTACTAAAATATTAA
- the SCW4 gene encoding putative family 17 glucosidase (similar to Saccharomyces cerevisiae SCW4 (YGR279C) and SCW10 (YMR305C); ancestral locus Anc_5.15): MRFSTIVTTTSLLGAAMAAPAVHQHKEKRAVVTTTIETHKTVTVNAINNNVVAPTQVAALDATVVEAAQKDAVADVASPKAAAAVSTQAAVSAAASTASTASSSTKSDDSTEMAASDVKGVTYTPYNADGTCKSPDQVASDLSSLKDFPVIRLYGTDCNQVENVYKGKTSSQKLFLGVYYVDQIQASVDTIKAAVEKYGSWDDVVTVSIGNELVNSNQATPSQVGQYVATGRSALTSAGYTGPVVSVDTFISVINNPELCKYSDYMAVNAHAYFDKNTVAQDSGDWLLQQIQRVWTACDGAKDVVITESGWPSKGETYGVAVPSKANQADAVNSIKKVCGSSTYLFTAFNDYWKADGPYGVEKYFGILSDE; this comes from the coding sequence atgcGTTTCTCTACAATTGTTACTACCACCTCTTTGTTAGGTGCCGCTATGGCCGCTCCAGCTGTTCATCAACATAAGGAAAAGCGTGCTGTTGTTACCACTACCATTGAAACACACAAAACTGTCACTGTCAATGccatcaacaacaacgtTGTTGCTCCAACTCAAGTAGCTGCCCTTGATGCCACTGTCGTTGAAGCTGCCCAAAAGGACGCTGTTGCAGATGTTGCCAGTCCAAAGGCTGCCGCCGCTGTCTCTACTCAAGCTGCTGTCTCTGCCGCAGCTTCCACAGCTTCCACTGCATCCTCTTCTACTAAGAGTGATGATTCCACTGAAATGGCTGCATCTGATGTTAAGGGTGTTACTTACACTCCATATAACGCTGATGGTACATGTAAATCCCCTGACCAAGTTGCTTCTGACTTATCctctttgaaagatttcCCAGTCATTAGATTATACGGTACTGATTGTAACCAAGTTGAAAACGTTTACAAAGGTAAGACTTCCTctcaaaaattatttttggGTGTTTACTATGTTGACCAAATTCAAGCTAGTGTTGACACTATCAAAGCTGCTGTTGAAAAATACGGTTCTTGGGATGATGTTGTCACTGTTTCTATCGGTAACGAATTAGTTAACAGTAACCAAGCTACTCCATCTCAAGTTGGTCAATACGTCGCCACTGGTAGATCTGCCTTAACCAGCGCTGGTTACACTGGTCCAGTTGTTTCTGTTGATACTTTCATTTCTGTCATTAACAACCCTGAATTATGTAAGTATTCTGATTACATGGCTGTTAATGCCCATGCTTACTTCGACAAGAACACTGTTGCTCAAGATTCCGGTGATTGGTTATTACAACAAATCCAAAGAGTGTGGACTGCCTGTGATGGTGCCAAGGATGTTGTTATTACTGAATCTGGTTGGCCATCAAAGGGTGAAACTTATGGTGTTGCTGTCCCATCTAAGGCTAACCAAGCTGATGCCGTCAACTCTATTAAGAAGGTTTGTGGTTCTTCTACTTACTTATTCACTGCTTTCAATGATTATTGGAAGGCTGACGGTCCATACGGTGTTGAAAAGTACTTCGGTATCTTATCCGACGAATAG
- the PXR1 gene encoding telomerase inhibitor (similar to Saccharomyces cerevisiae PXR1 (YGR280C); ancestral locus Anc_5.12), whose product MGLAATRTKQRFGLDPRNTAWSNDTSRFGHKLLEKFGWQPGTGLGMLPGQSHKSHIKVHIKDDNLGLGAKIKRQERKDEFDNGECAGLDVFQRILGRLNGKEEEIVDELEKQRKDKILSGKWGIHFLKGEVLASTWDPKTKKLKSYSNERKRKYSNDEDDADDDDDEEEDQKNSDSESDVVSDSDVSSDRKTKGKKKKDKKERKEKKHKKRKLDKKTKKSDKNIEKEKKKQRKKEKKAKKVQKRQAAFLESSKTASKIPDSVSTRLSVRSKWIKQKRAAIMDAKALNEIFMIKND is encoded by the coding sequence ATGGGTTTAGCTGCTACTAGAACGAAACAAAGATTCGGTCTTGATCCAAGGAATACCGCATGGAGTAATGATACATCGAGGTTCGGTCATAAActtttagaaaaatttggCTGGCAACCAGGAACGGGACTTGGTATGTTACCAGGTCAATCTCATAAAAGCCACATTAAAGTTCACATTAAGGATGATAATTTGGGTCTCGGCGCAAAGATAAAACGCCAAGAAAGGAAAGATGAATTCGATAATGGAGAATGTGCAGGTCTTGATGTTTTCCAAAGAATATTGGGGAGATTGAATGGGAAAGAGGAGGAAATTGTcgatgaattggaaaagcAAAGAAAGGACAAAATCTTATCAGGTAAATGGGGGATCCATTTCTTAAAGGGTGAAGTACTGGCATCGACATGGGATCCAAAAACTAAGAAGTTGAAAAGTTACTCTAATGAGAGGAAACGGAAATATAgcaatgatgaagatgatgctgatgacgatgatgatgaagaagaagatcaGAAAAACTCAGACTCAGAATCAGACGTGGTTTCAGATTCAGATGTTAGCAGTGATAGGAAGACCAagggaaagaaaaagaaagataaaaaggaaaggaaagaaaagaaacataaAAAGAGGAAACTAGACAagaaaaccaaaaaaagcgataaaaatatagagaaagaaaaaaagaaacaaaggaagaaggaaaagaaagcTAAGAAGGTACAGAAAAGGCAAGCTGCTTTTCTAGAGTCAAGTAAAACTGCCTCCAAAATACCAGATTCTGTATCAACTAGATTATCAGTTCGTTCGAAATGGATCAAACAGAAAAGAGCAGCTATCATGGATGCCAAAGCTTTGAATGAAATCTTTATGATCAAGAATGATTGA
- the YOR1 gene encoding ATP-binding cassette transporter YOR1 (similar to Saccharomyces cerevisiae YOR1 (YGR281W); ancestral locus Anc_5.10) encodes MSIAGQENGAAHTESAANHSSSSSSSSHSSSSASNQIQTSKKYIPSIEVNSGMSESISKTQSNNSSNGADSNSLLPTGEYKVNRNKPETYLNSDDIEKVTDSELFVQKRIFSFLHTKKIPEVPSNDEERKAFPLFHTNILSNMFIWWVIPIIRVGYKRTIQPNDLFKMDERMSIEKLYADFQDNMNYYFDKAKKKYLIDHPNATEEELVHHLTLPKMTVIRALLFTFKRQYFVATLFAVLANCTSGLNPMITKRLIQFVEEKAFFPHMHVNKGIGYAIGACIMMFLNGLFFNHFFHASQLTGVQAKAILTKAALDKMFRTSNYGKHKFPNGKVTSFVTTDLSRIEFAISFQPFLMGFPVILAICVVLLIVNLGAIALVGIGVFFMAFFLCLFIFKSILGLRVKANKYTDARVTLMREILNNMKMVKYYAWEDAYEKNIQDLRTKEIITVRKMQFIRNFIIALAIALPSIASLVTFLAMYKVNNMGRTPGNIFASLSLFQVLSIQMFFLPIAIATGIDMVIGLGRLQDLLVAPENDPNITKERAPSPDLDPSIALKLDNTSFEWENYELLESEEKKLEEASNDKLKKKKKKGNNNKSKKEEEQVVKTNESAPNNTEKLEDGKIQFSGFHDITLDIKKGEFIIMVGPIGTGKTSFLNALAGFMNKTEGRIQVNGDLLLCGYPWIQNATVRDNILFGSPYDKKKYEEVLRCCSLEADLDILPAGDSTEIGERGITLSGGQKARINLARCVYKKKDIYLFDDVLSAVDSRVGKHIMDECFLGLLKNETRILATHQLSLLERASRVIVLGTDGSFEIGPVDVLKRTNQTLINLLLFSNQESKEEDTENIMEEEEFEKAERTFTEINELEKQMTQKSKDPSVIVNGNTMLKEERAVNSIGWNVYKAYLSAGVGKWGFILIPFYLLLIIITTFCQLFSSVWLSYWTEDKFKNRSTSFYMGLYSFFVFAGYLFTSSQFTLLCAIGIRASKWLNLKAVHRILHTPMSYLDTTPLGRILNRFTKDTDSLDNELTESIRLMLFQTANIVGVCVMCIIYLPWFAIAIPFLFIGFTLITDHYQSTGREVKRLEAIQRSFVYNNFNEILGGMDTIKSYGSEERFLAKSDYLINKMNEAGYLSVALQRWVAIFLDLVAVCFALIITLLCVTRAFHISAVSVGVLLTYVLQLPGLLNGVLRALTQTENDMNSAERLVSYATELPLEAAYRRPEVSPPENWPSEGKIEFKHVDFSYRPGLPIVLKDLDLDIKSGEKIGICGRTGAGKSTIMSALYRLNEISQGEILIDNVDISKLGLYDLRRKLAIIPQDPVLFRGTIRKNLDPFNEHDDDLLWDSLVRGGAIERAALNKIKNQKVDKDGTHADMFKFHLDQLVEEEGANFSLGERQLLALTRALVRQAKVLILDEATSSVDYETDGKIQARIVKEFGDCTILCIAHRLNTILNYDRILVLEKGEVAEFEKPKVLFDQEDSIFRSMCLRSGITEEDFA; translated from the coding sequence ATGTCAATTGCAGGGCAAGAAAACGGAGCGGCCCATACAGAATCTGCTGCTAATCATTCCTCATCCTCATCCTCTTCATCCCactcttcatcatctgcttctaatcaaattcaaacttcaaaaaaatatattcctaGTATTGAAGTAAATAGTGGAATGTCTGAATCTATCTCGAAGACtcaatcaaataattcttctaatggAGCTGATAGTAATAGTCTACTTCCCACAGGTGAATATAAAGTTAATAGAAATAAACCAGAAACTTATTTAAATAGcgatgatattgaaaaagtaACCGATTCTGAATTGTTCGTTCAAAAAAGAATCTTCTCATTCTTACATACTAAAAAGATACCTGAAGTTCCAAGTAATGACGAAGAAAGGAAAGCTTTCCCTTTGTTCCatacaaatatattatcaaatatgtTCATATGGTGGGTTATACCCATTATAAGAGTTGGATATAAAAGAACTATTCAACCAAAtgatcttttcaaaatggatGAAAGAATgtccattgaaaaattatatgcAGATTTCCAAGATaatatgaattattatttcgaTAAAgccaagaaaaaatatctaATAGATCATCCAAATGCAACAGAAGAGGAATTGGTTCATCATTTAACTTTACCTAAAATGACTGTCATTAGAGCTCTTTTATTCACTTTCAAACGTCAATATTTTGTGGCCACATTATTCGCTGTTTTGGCTAATTGTACTTCAGGTCTCAATCCAATGATTACCAAAAGGTTGATCCAGTTCGTTGAAGAAAAAGCTTTTTTCCCACATATGCATGTAAATAAGGGGATCGGTTATGCGATAGGGGCTTGTATAATGATGTTCTTAAATGgtcttttctttaatcatttctttcatGCTTCACAACTAACAGGTGTTCAAGCAAAGGCTATCTTAACAAAAGCTGCATTAGATAAAATGTTTAGAACTTCTAATTACGGTAAGCATAAATTTCCCAATGGGAAAGTTACATCATTTGTTACAACTGATCTTTCAAGAATAGAATTCGCTATTTCTTTCCAACCTTTCTTAATGGGGTTCCCAGTCATTTTGGCAATTTGTGTCgtattattaattgttAATTTGGGTGCCATTGCATTAGTTGGTATTGGTGTCTTTTTTATGGCTTTCTTCCTCTgtttattcatttttaaatctATTCTTGGGTTAAGAGTGAAAGctaataaatatacagATGCGAGAGTTACATTAATGAGAGAAATcttaaataatatgaaaATGGTTAAATATTATGCTTGGGAAGACGCCTAtgagaaaaatattcaagatTTAAGAACAAAGGAGATTATAACTGTAAGGAAAATGCAATTCATCagaaatttcatcattgcTTTAGCTATTGCCTTACCAAGTATTGCATCATTAGTAACATTCTTAGCCATGTATAAAGTCAATAATATGGGTAGAACTCCGGGGAACATTTTTGCATCTCTATCATTATTTCAAGTTTTAAGTATTCAAATGTTCTTCTTACCTATTGCAATTGCTACAGGTATTGATATGGTTATTGGGTTGGGCCGTTTACAAGATTTATTAGTCGCTCCAGAAAATGATCCAAATATCACTAAGGAAAGAGCACCATCTCCAGATTTGGATCCATCTATTGCATTAAAATTGGATAATACTTCATTTGAATGGGAAAATTATGAGTTATTAGAATCAGAGGAGAAAAAGCTTGAAGAAGcttctaatgataaattgaaaaagaaaaagaaaaagggaaacaataataaaagtaagaaggaagaagaacagGTGGTCAAAACGAATGAATCCGCACCGAACAatactgaaaaattagaagatggaaaaattcaattttctGGATTCCATGATATCACTTTAGATATAAAGAAAGGGGAATTTATCATAATGGTCGGCCCCATTGGTACAGGTAAAACATCCTTTTTGAACGCACTAGCGGGGTTTATGAATAAAACGGAAGGTAGAATTCAAGTTAATGgtgatttattattatgtggTTATCCTTGGATTCAAAATGCTACAGTAAGAGATAATATCCTATTTGGTTCTCCatatgataaaaaaaaatatgaagaagTTCTTCGTTGTTGTTCTTTGGAAGCAGATTTGGACATATTACCAGCAGGTGATTCTACTGAAATCGGTGAACGTGGTATTACTTTATCTGGTGGTCAAAAGGCACGTATTAATTTGGCAAGATGTGTTtataagaagaaagatatttatttgtttgatGATGTTTTAAGTGCTGTAGATTCCCGTGTCGGTAAACATATAATGGATGAATGTTTCTTAGGtttattaaagaatgaAACTAGAATATTGGCAACACATCAACTTTCCTTGTTAGAAAGAGCATCTCGAGTAATTGTCTTAGGTACAGACGGTTCGTTTGAAATTGGACCAGTGGATGTACTAAAAAGAACTAATCAAACTTTGATCAATTTGTTACTATTTTCTAACCAAGAatctaaagaagaagatacagaaaatataatggaggaagaagaattcGAAAAAGCTGAAAGAACCTTTACCgaaataaatgaattggaaaagcAAATGACGCAAAAATCTAAGGATCCAAGTGTTATTGTCAATGGTAATACAATgttaaaagaagaaagagcTGTTAATAGTATCGGATGGAATGTCTATAAGGCATATTTGTCAGCAGGTGTCGGTAAATGGGGGTTTATTCTAATTCCATTTtatctattattaattattatcacTACATTTTGTCAGCTTTTCTCCTCTGTCTGGCTATCGTATTGGACAGAAGATAAATTTAAGAATAGATCTACGAGTTTTTACATGGGTCTTTATTCCTTCTTTGTTTTTGCAGGTTATTTATTCACAAGCAGTCAATTTACTCTTTTATGTGCTATTGGTATTAGAGCGTCTAAATGGTTGAACTTAAAAGCTGTTCATAGAATTTTGCATACACCAATGTCATACCTAGATACAACACCTTTAGGACGAATCTTAAATAGATTTACTAAAGATACTGATAGTTTGGATAATGAATTGACAGAAAGTATTCGTTTAATGTTATTCCAAACTGCTAATATTGTTGGTGTTTGTGTGATgtgtattatttatttaccTTGGTTTGCCATTGCTATTCCATTCTTATTTATTGGGTTTACTTTAATCACTGATCATTACCAAAGTACAGGAAGGGAAGTGAAAAGATTAGAAGCTATTCAACGTTCGTTtgtttataataatttcaatgaaatattgGGTGGTATGGATACAATCAAATCATACGGTAGTGAAGAAAGATTTTTAGCTAAATCtgattatttaattaataaaatgaatgaaGCTGGTTATTTGAGTGTTGCACTTCAAAGATGGGTTGCCATTTTCCTTGATTTGGTTGCAGTTTGTTTTGCTTTAATTATCACATTGTTATGTGTGACAAGAGCTTTCCATATCTCTGCTGTTTCTGTTGGTGTTTTATTGACCTATGTTTTACAATTACCAGGTTTATTGAATGGTGTTTTAAGAGCCTTAACGCAAACTGAAAATGATATGAATAGTGCAGAAAGATTAGTATCTTATGCTACAGAATTACCATTAGAGGCAGCATATAGAAGACCAGAAGTGTCACCACCAGAAAATTGGCCAAGTGAAggtaaaattgaatttaaacaTGTTGATTTCTCTTATAGACCAGGTTTACCTAttgttttgaaagatttagatTTAGATATCAAAAGCGGTGAAAAGATTGGTATTTGTGGACGTACAGGTGCTGGTAAATCTACCATTATGAGTGCATTATATAGATTGAATGAAATATCTCAAGGTGAAATATTGATTGATAATGTTGATATTAGTAAATTAGGGTTGTATGATTTGCGTCGTAAATTGGCAATTATTCCTCAAGACCCAGTTTTATTTAGAGGTACGATTAGAAAGAATTTAGATCCATTTAATGAACATGATGATGATCTTTTATGGGATTCATTAGTTAGAGGTGGTGCTATTGAACGTGCTgctttaaataaaattaagaaTCAAAAAGTTGATAAGGATGGTACTCATGCTGATATGTTTAAATTCCATTTAGATCAATTAGTGGAGGAGGAAGGTGccaatttttcattaggGGAAAGACAACTATTAGCATTAACAAGAGCATTGGTCCGTCAAGCAAAAGTGTTGATTCTTGATGAAGCTACTTCTTCAGTTGATTATGAAACGGATGGTAAGATTCAAGCTCGTATTGTTAAAGAATTTGGTGATTGTACTATACTTTGTATAGCGCATAGATTAAACACAATTTTAAACTATGATCGTATTTTAGTACTGGAAAAGGGTGAAGTTGCAGAATTTGAGAAACCAAAGGTATTATTTGATCAAGAAGATAGTATATTTAGAAGTATGTGTTTGAGATCAGGAATTACTGAAGAAGACTTTGCATAA
- the BGL2 gene encoding glucan 1,3-beta-glucosidase (similar to Saccharomyces cerevisiae BGL2 (YGR282C); ancestral locus Anc_5.8): MRFSTFATTATTLLFTATQVSAIGDLAFNMGVKNNDGSCKSTEQYESDLETLKGYTSTVKVYAASDCNTLQNLAPAAENKGFSIFVGVWPNDDAHFEAEVQALQTYLPTIKTDTVAGFLVGSEALYRNDMSPDQLAEKINSVRDTISKISDSQGNSYSGKQVGTVDSWNVLVAGYNSAVITASDFVMANAFSYWQGQVMSNASYSFFDDIMQALGTIQTAKGSTDISFWVGETGWPTDGSNFESSYPSIDNAKQFWQEGICAMRAWGVNVIAFEAFDEDWKPPTSGISDVENHWGVFTSDNKLKYSLSCDFSK, encoded by the coding sequence ATGCGTTTTTCTACATTCGCTACCACTGCTACAACTTTGCTTTTCACAGCAACTCAAGTCTCCGCTATCGGTGATCTTGCCTTCAACATGGGGGTCAAGAATAATGACGGGTCTTGTAAATCTACTGAACAATACGAAAGTGACTTAGAAACTTTGAAAGGTTATACCTCTACAGTCAAAGTTTACGCCGCCTCAGATTGTAACactttacaaaatttagCTCCTGCTGCTGAAAATAAAGGTTTCAGTATCTTTGTCGGTGTTTGGCCAAACGATGATGCCCATTTCGAAGCTGAAGTTCAAGCTTTACAAACTTACTTACCAACCATCAAGACTGACACCGTTGCTGGGTTCCTAGTTGGTTCTGAAGCTTTATACCGTAACGATATGTCTCCAGACCAATTAGCTGAAAAGATTAACTCAGTCCGTGACACCATATCCAAAATCTCCGATTCCCAAGGTAACTCGTACTCTGGTAAGCAAGTCGGTACCGTCGATTCATGGAACGTTCTTGTTGCAGGTTACAACTCTGCAGTCATCACCGCTAGTGATTTCGTCATGGCTAACGCCTTCTCGTACTGGCAAGGTCAAGTTATGTCTAACGCTTCTTACTCTTTCTTCGATGATATCATGCAAGCCTTAGGTACCATTCAAACCGCTAAGGGTAGTACCGACATTTCCTTCTGGGTTGGTGAAACTGGTTGGCCAACTGATGGTAGTAATTTCGAAAGTTCTTATCCATCTATCGATAACGCTAAACAATTTTGGCAAGAAGGTATTTGTGCTATGAGAGCTTGGGGTGTTAATGTCATTGCTTTTGAAGCCTTCGATGAAGATTGGAAACCACCTACTTCTGGTATCTCTGATGTGGAAAACCATTGGGGGGTATTCACTtcagataataaattgaaatattctttaagTTGTGATTTCtccaaataa
- the ERV29 gene encoding protein ERV29 (similar to Saccharomyces cerevisiae ERV29 (YGR284C); ancestral locus Anc_5.5): protein MSYRGGQGTAFNGGAMNGNMNMHGQFANTQYQANVHRPMSNPNNNNTGSSLLQKTQKTLDNWNDMLEELSHHPFINRIKPYIPAIARFCIVVTFYEDSMRILTQWTDQVSYLNQWKHYPYFFVVLFLFSVSVTMSVGSTFLILRKHTKYATSALCFVVILQGLVYGLFNSSSFILRNFSVIGGLLIAFSDSIVQNKITFGMLPELSDKKDQIRGYLLFAGRIMMVLMFLGFTFGKSWIVIVFTIICTICLAVGFKTKLASVVLVLILTFYNVLLNNYWFQDAFQRDLSKYEFFQNLSIIGGLLLVTNTGAGELSVDSKKKIY from the coding sequence ATGAATGGTAATATGAACATGCATGGTCAATTTGCCAATACTCAATATCAAGCCAATGTACATCGTCCAATGTCCAATcccaataataataatacaggATCATCGTTGTTGCAAAAGACTCAAAAAACATTGGATAATTGGAATGATATGTTAGAAGAATTATCTCATCATCCATTTATCAATAGGATTAAACCTTATATTCCTGCTATTGCTAGATTTTGTATTGTTGTCACGTTCTATGAAGATTCGATGAGAATTCTTACTCAATGGACTGATCAAGTTTCTTATTTGAATCAATGGAAACATtatccatatttttttgtggttttgtttttatttagtGTGTCTGTCACTATGAGTGTTGGTTCAACATTTTTAATCTTAAGGAAACATACTAAATATGCTACAAGTGCATTATGCTTTGTAGTGATTCTGCAAGGGTTAGTTTATGgtcttttcaattcatcttcatttatCTTGAGAAATTTCAGTGTCATTGGTGGATTATTGATTGCATTTAGTGATTCTATTGTTCAAAATAAGATTACATTTGGAATGCTACCTGAATTAAGTGACAAGAAGGATCAAATTAGAGGGTACCTATTATTTGCAGGTAGAATTATGATGGTATTAATGTTTTTAGGTTTCACATTTGGTAAATCATGGATAGTCATTGTTTTCACTATCATATGTACCATTTGTTTAGCCGTTGGATTCAAGACAAAATTAGCATCTGTAGTGTTAGTTTTAATCTTAACCTTTTACAATGTATTACTAAACAATTATTGGTTCCAAGATGCCTTTCAAAGAGATTTATCcaaatatgaatttttccaaaatttgaGTATTATTGGTGGATTACTTCTAGTTACCAATACAGGTGCAGGAGAATTGTCTGTGGACagcaagaagaagatttattag